Proteins from one Salinispora arenicola genomic window:
- a CDS encoding error-prone DNA polymerase: protein MSFHNPDLPWSELERVLTGRPARGQRRTQDGERHLHVVDPLAVDADGGDAPAWAGKRQHHTPPAVSRPDDAVPYAELHTHTNFSFLDGASHPEELAEEATRLGLTALAVTDHDGFYGVVRFAEAARALHLPTIFGAELSLDLPGPPNGEPDPLGRHLLLLAHGHEGYARLAATISRAQLRGGEKGRPVYGELAEVAAELRDHVLVLTGCRKGHVPAALLTEGVDAAARELDRLTALFGAETVAVELTDHGHPVDADRNDALAELADAAGLPTVATNNVHYATPGRRRLATTLAAVRARRSLDEIDGWLPAAGTAHLRSGAEMAARFAAYPGAVARAAEFGAELAFDLQLVAPALPAYPVPSGHTEMSWLRHLTARGARERYGPPEAHPEAYAQLEHELNMIEELGFPGYFLVVYDIVTFCREQDIYCQGRGSAANSAVCYALRITNVDAVRHRLLFERFLAPERDGPPDIDVDIESHRREEVIQHVYARYGREHTAQVANVISYRPRSAVRDVAKAFGFSPGQQDAWSKQVDRWGSVAEVDAEGIPEPVVAYADAVQTFPRHLGIHSGGMVICDRPVIEVCPVEWGRMPGRSVLQWDKDDCAAVGLVKFDLLGLGMLTALHHGYDMIGTRLELGDMTLDDSEVYDMLCRADAVGVFQVESRAQMATLPRLRPRCFYDLVVEVALIRPGPIQGGSVHPYIRRKNGQEPVTYPHPLMRNALEKTLGVPLFQEQLMQLAIDLAGFDAAEADQLRRAMGAKRSVERMARIADRLYAGMAERGITGELADDVYRKLTAFASYGFPESHAMSFAYLVYASSWLKRYHPAPFLAALLNAQPMGFYSPQTLVDDARRHGVEVRRPDVNASGAGAVLESTPNTRWGSQPGEPPHAWGLGGPAVRLGLDGVRALGAEVAERIVAERTAHGLYQDMSDLARRAGLTAAQLEALATADAFACFGVTRRQALWAAGAAAQDRPDRLPGTVPGTVAPTLPGMAAVDRLVADVWATGLSPESHPARFIRDQLDALGAVPIDQLARVEPGRRIRVGGIVTHRQRPATAGGVTFLNLEDETGMLNVTCSPGLWQRYRQVAKSSGALVVRGLLQRYDGVINLIADRLDPIDLQVRLAARDFR, encoded by the coding sequence ATGAGCTTCCACAATCCGGATCTGCCGTGGTCGGAACTGGAGCGGGTGCTCACCGGTAGACCCGCCCGGGGCCAACGCCGCACCCAGGACGGTGAGCGGCACCTGCACGTGGTGGACCCGCTGGCGGTGGACGCCGACGGCGGAGATGCTCCCGCGTGGGCCGGCAAACGTCAGCACCACACGCCGCCCGCGGTGAGCCGCCCGGATGATGCGGTGCCGTACGCCGAACTGCACACGCACACCAACTTCAGTTTCCTCGACGGGGCCAGCCACCCGGAGGAACTGGCCGAGGAGGCCACCCGGCTGGGACTCACCGCTCTCGCGGTGACCGACCACGACGGCTTCTACGGCGTCGTGCGCTTCGCCGAGGCGGCCCGCGCCCTGCACCTGCCGACGATCTTCGGCGCGGAGCTCTCCCTCGACCTGCCCGGCCCGCCCAATGGTGAGCCGGATCCGCTCGGGCGGCACCTGTTGCTGCTCGCCCACGGCCACGAGGGGTACGCCCGGCTGGCCGCCACCATCTCCCGGGCCCAGCTGCGCGGCGGGGAGAAGGGCCGCCCGGTCTACGGAGAGCTGGCGGAGGTCGCGGCCGAGTTGCGTGACCATGTGCTGGTGCTCACCGGCTGCCGCAAGGGCCACGTGCCAGCCGCGCTGCTCACCGAGGGCGTTGACGCGGCGGCCCGGGAACTGGACCGGCTGACCGCGCTGTTCGGCGCGGAGACGGTCGCGGTGGAGTTGACCGACCACGGCCACCCGGTCGACGCCGACCGTAACGACGCCCTCGCCGAGCTGGCGGATGCCGCCGGGTTACCGACGGTGGCTACCAACAACGTGCACTACGCCACTCCGGGACGGCGCCGGCTGGCCACCACACTCGCCGCGGTTCGGGCCCGGCGTAGCCTGGACGAGATCGATGGCTGGCTACCCGCCGCCGGCACCGCCCACCTGCGGAGCGGTGCCGAGATGGCGGCCCGGTTCGCCGCGTACCCAGGGGCTGTGGCCCGGGCCGCCGAGTTCGGTGCGGAACTCGCCTTCGACCTGCAACTCGTCGCCCCAGCGCTACCGGCCTATCCGGTTCCGTCCGGGCACACCGAGATGAGCTGGCTGCGTCACCTCACGGCGCGGGGGGCACGAGAACGCTACGGCCCGCCGGAGGCGCACCCCGAGGCGTACGCGCAGCTGGAGCACGAGCTGAACATGATCGAGGAGCTGGGCTTTCCCGGCTACTTCCTGGTGGTCTACGACATCGTCACGTTCTGCCGTGAGCAGGACATCTACTGCCAGGGTCGGGGGTCGGCGGCGAACTCGGCGGTCTGCTACGCCTTGCGGATCACCAACGTCGACGCGGTCCGTCATCGGCTGCTCTTCGAGCGCTTCCTCGCCCCGGAGCGGGACGGGCCGCCGGACATCGACGTGGACATCGAGTCCCACCGCCGGGAGGAGGTCATCCAACACGTCTACGCCCGGTACGGGCGGGAGCACACCGCCCAGGTCGCCAACGTCATCTCGTATCGGCCCCGGTCGGCGGTGCGGGACGTGGCGAAGGCGTTCGGGTTCTCTCCGGGTCAACAGGACGCCTGGAGCAAGCAGGTCGACCGGTGGGGCTCGGTTGCCGAGGTCGATGCCGAAGGCATTCCCGAACCGGTGGTGGCGTACGCCGACGCGGTGCAGACCTTCCCGCGGCATCTGGGCATCCACTCCGGCGGCATGGTGATCTGCGACCGTCCGGTGATCGAGGTGTGCCCGGTGGAGTGGGGGCGGATGCCCGGCCGGAGCGTGCTCCAGTGGGACAAGGACGACTGTGCCGCCGTCGGGCTGGTCAAGTTCGACCTGCTCGGTCTCGGCATGCTCACCGCGTTGCACCACGGCTACGACATGATCGGGACCCGGCTCGAGCTGGGCGACATGACCCTGGACGATTCCGAGGTCTACGACATGCTCTGCCGGGCGGACGCGGTCGGGGTGTTCCAGGTGGAGAGCCGTGCCCAGATGGCTACCCTGCCCCGGCTCAGACCCCGCTGCTTCTACGACCTGGTGGTGGAGGTGGCGCTGATCCGGCCCGGCCCGATCCAGGGCGGCTCGGTGCATCCGTACATCCGGCGTAAGAACGGCCAGGAGCCGGTCACCTACCCCCATCCGCTGATGCGCAACGCGCTGGAGAAGACCTTGGGCGTGCCGCTGTTCCAGGAGCAGCTCATGCAGCTCGCCATCGACCTGGCCGGCTTCGACGCGGCCGAGGCGGATCAGCTGCGTCGGGCGATGGGGGCAAAGCGGTCGGTGGAGCGGATGGCCCGGATCGCCGACCGGCTCTACGCCGGTATGGCCGAGCGGGGTATCACCGGTGAGCTGGCTGACGACGTCTACCGCAAGCTCACCGCGTTCGCCAGCTACGGTTTCCCGGAGAGCCACGCGATGAGCTTTGCTTACCTGGTCTATGCCAGTTCCTGGCTCAAGCGGTACCACCCGGCACCGTTCCTGGCCGCGCTGCTCAATGCCCAACCGATGGGGTTCTACTCGCCGCAGACTCTGGTCGATGACGCCCGCCGGCACGGGGTGGAGGTCCGCCGGCCAGACGTCAACGCCAGCGGTGCCGGAGCGGTCCTGGAGTCCACCCCGAACACTCGGTGGGGGAGCCAGCCGGGGGAGCCGCCGCACGCGTGGGGGCTTGGCGGTCCGGCGGTCCGGCTCGGGCTGGACGGCGTGCGTGCCCTCGGTGCGGAGGTGGCCGAGCGGATCGTGGCCGAGCGGACGGCGCATGGGCTGTATCAGGATATGTCGGACCTGGCCCGGCGTGCCGGTCTCACCGCCGCACAACTGGAGGCGCTCGCCACCGCGGATGCCTTCGCGTGCTTCGGTGTGACCCGACGACAGGCGCTCTGGGCCGCCGGGGCGGCGGCCCAGGACCGCCCCGACCGTCTGCCCGGTACCGTGCCCGGCACGGTCGCACCGACGCTGCCCGGGATGGCGGCGGTCGACCGTCTCGTCGCGGATGTGTGGGCGACCGGGTTGTCGCCGGAGAGTCACCCGGCCCGTTTCATCCGGGACCAACTCGACGCCCTGGGGGCGGTACCGATCGACCAGCTCGCGCGGGTGGAGCCGGGTCGGCGGATTCGGGTCGGCGGGATCGTCACCCACCGGCAGCGTCCGGCGACCGCGGGCGGGGTCACCTTCCTCAACCTGGAGGACGAGACGGGGATGCTCAATGTCACCTGTTCCCCCGGGCTGTGGCAGCGCTACCGGCAGGTGGCGAAGAGCAGTGGGGCGCTGGTGGTCCGGGGTCTCCTCCAACGGTACGACGGAGTGATCAATCTCATCGCTGACCGGTTGGACCCGATTGATCTCCAGGTTCGTCTGGCCGCTCGCGACTTCCGTTGA
- a CDS encoding class I SAM-dependent methyltransferase, whose product MTRLVEVEQTRGRLAGPPLTPRTAVIWSVLRAELDRRAGAELTVLDVGGGTGGFAVPLAQAGHRVTVVDASPDALAALTRRAVDAGVADRVHAVQGDGDALAGLVEPASADMVLCHAVLEVVDDPAAVVAALADALHPGGAASVLVAGQAAAVLGRAMTGHLDVAAMLAADPAGAAGPRDTLRRRFTADDAAALLTAAGLDVEEVHGVRVLTDLLPAAVSDGQPAALLELELALAARPPWRDLAAQLHLFARRRA is encoded by the coding sequence GTGACTAGGCTGGTCGAGGTGGAGCAGACCCGAGGGCGGCTCGCCGGACCGCCGCTGACCCCGCGTACCGCCGTCATCTGGTCGGTGCTGCGCGCCGAGCTGGACCGTCGTGCCGGCGCCGAGCTGACCGTGCTCGACGTGGGCGGTGGTACCGGCGGCTTCGCCGTTCCGTTGGCTCAGGCCGGGCACCGGGTGACCGTGGTCGACGCCAGCCCCGACGCGCTCGCCGCATTGACCCGCCGCGCCGTCGACGCCGGAGTCGCCGACCGGGTGCACGCCGTGCAGGGCGACGGCGACGCGCTCGCCGGGCTCGTCGAGCCGGCCAGCGCGGACATGGTGCTCTGCCATGCCGTCCTGGAGGTGGTCGACGACCCTGCGGCGGTGGTCGCCGCGCTGGCCGACGCCCTGCATCCGGGCGGGGCCGCGAGCGTGTTGGTCGCCGGCCAGGCCGCTGCCGTGCTCGGCCGTGCCATGACCGGCCACCTGGACGTCGCCGCCATGCTCGCCGCCGACCCCGCCGGTGCTGCCGGCCCCCGGGACACCCTGCGTCGGCGCTTCACCGCCGACGATGCCGCCGCGCTGCTCACGGCCGCGGGTCTCGACGTTGAGGAGGTACACGGTGTACGCGTCCTCACCGACCTGTTGCCCGCCGCGGTCTCCGATGGCCAACCCGCGGCCCTGCTGGAGCTGGAGCTGGCGCTCGCCGCCCGACCGCCCTGGCGGGACCTCGCCGCCCAGCTGCACCTCTTCGCGCGTCGGCGGGCATGA
- a CDS encoding alkaline phosphatase family protein: MTGPREPTGPPDAASARAGTGSSPAADLGTSDPFGTLAPRYGEASLADILPAALAALGVPGATDVLGLTAGLDGVRRIAVLLVDGLGWHQIPTAAPYAPTLVGLATTAGRPLTSGFPSTTPTSLVTLGTGTVPGAHGVLGFTLRVPNTDRVLNHIDWAGDPEPLHWQPVPTQLERARAAGVQVTVVSRPEFGGSGLTLAANRGGDYRGAAGVDELGREMLAALTAGTGPTLVSGYHPDLDRHGHLSGVDSAPWRAAAADVDRLLTRLVEGLPPDAALLVTADHGQLDIPAEHRFDLDTDPRLRAGVTVVAGEPRVRYLHVRPGARDDVVATWSAVLGAAARVTTRAELVAAGWFGPVPEEHLGRIGDVVVVCNGSYAVLATRSEPPIASRLVAYHGSDTAAEMTIPLLVVRG; the protein is encoded by the coding sequence ATGACCGGCCCGCGTGAGCCCACCGGGCCGCCCGACGCTGCGTCGGCGCGGGCAGGCACCGGTTCGAGCCCCGCCGCTGACCTCGGGACGAGTGATCCGTTCGGAACTCTCGCCCCCCGGTACGGCGAGGCAAGCCTCGCCGACATCCTGCCCGCCGCGCTCGCGGCGTTGGGAGTGCCCGGTGCGACCGACGTGCTCGGCCTGACCGCCGGGCTCGATGGTGTGCGCCGGATCGCCGTGCTGCTCGTAGACGGGCTTGGCTGGCATCAGATCCCCACCGCCGCGCCGTACGCGCCGACTCTGGTCGGGCTGGCCACGACCGCCGGTCGCCCGCTCACCTCCGGCTTTCCGTCTACCACTCCGACCAGCCTGGTGACCCTGGGCACTGGCACCGTCCCCGGCGCGCACGGTGTGCTCGGGTTCACCCTGCGGGTCCCCAACACCGACCGGGTGCTCAACCACATCGACTGGGCCGGCGATCCGGAGCCGCTGCACTGGCAGCCCGTCCCCACCCAGCTGGAACGGGCCCGTGCCGCCGGTGTGCAGGTGACGGTGGTGAGCCGGCCCGAGTTCGGCGGCAGCGGGCTCACCCTGGCTGCCAACCGGGGCGGCGACTACCGCGGCGCGGCGGGCGTTGACGAGCTGGGCCGGGAGATGTTGGCCGCGCTGACCGCCGGAACCGGGCCCACCCTGGTCTCCGGCTACCACCCCGACCTCGACCGGCATGGCCACCTCAGCGGGGTCGATTCGGCGCCCTGGCGGGCCGCCGCGGCCGATGTCGACCGGCTGCTGACCCGTCTCGTGGAGGGGCTGCCACCGGACGCCGCGTTGCTGGTCACCGCCGACCACGGTCAGCTCGACATACCAGCCGAGCACCGGTTCGACCTGGACACCGATCCGCGCCTGCGTGCTGGCGTGACCGTGGTGGCCGGCGAGCCCCGGGTCCGCTACCTGCACGTACGTCCCGGTGCCCGAGACGACGTGGTGGCCACCTGGTCGGCAGTACTCGGCGCCGCGGCCCGGGTCACGACCCGGGCGGAGCTGGTGGCAGCCGGCTGGTTCGGTCCGGTGCCCGAGGAACACCTGGGCCGGATCGGGGACGTGGTGGTGGTCTGCAACGGCAGCTACGCCGTGCTGGCCACTCGTTCGGAGCCGCCGATAGCGAGTCGACTGGTGGCGTACCACGGCTCGGACACCGCGGCGGAGATGACGATTCCATTGCTGGTGGTCCGAGGCTGA
- a CDS encoding DNA polymerase IV encodes MGRSQSLPRGDDPRFGPDADDSGCRVLHVDMDAFFASVEVRHRPELRGRPVVVGGLGPRGVVSSASYPARRYGVRSAMPTARARALCPHAVFLPPDFTAYTTASRTVMQIFQDVTPLVEPLSLDEAFLDVAGAQRLFGQPSAIARLIRERVATEVGLTCSVGVASSKFVAKLGSTRAKPDGMLVVPTARVLDFLHPLPVEALWGVGERSAETLRRLGLTTVGELAQAPDGMLRRALGTAAARHLRELAWGKDPRRVTSEREDKSIGAEVTFDADVTDRREIRRALLGLAEKVGARLRRSGQVGRTVALKVRLADFRTVSRSRSLDVPTDVGREMFDTAWALYTALDPGEPIRLVGVRAEGLATARNAPRQLALGEPERGWREAERAVDAAAARFGRSVIGPASLLHARDQHLRENPRRP; translated from the coding sequence ATGGGCCGCAGCCAGTCGTTGCCGCGGGGCGACGACCCGCGCTTCGGACCGGACGCCGATGACTCCGGATGTCGGGTGCTGCACGTCGACATGGACGCGTTCTTCGCCTCCGTCGAGGTACGCCACCGGCCGGAGCTGCGTGGCCGGCCGGTGGTGGTCGGTGGGCTTGGGCCGCGTGGAGTGGTCAGCTCTGCGAGCTACCCGGCCCGGCGATACGGCGTCCGCAGCGCGATGCCGACCGCGCGGGCCCGGGCGCTCTGCCCACATGCGGTGTTCCTGCCGCCCGATTTCACCGCCTACACGACCGCCTCCCGCACGGTGATGCAGATCTTCCAAGACGTCACCCCGCTGGTCGAGCCGCTCTCCCTGGACGAGGCGTTCCTTGACGTGGCCGGCGCCCAGCGGCTGTTCGGCCAACCATCGGCGATCGCCCGGCTGATCCGCGAGCGGGTGGCGACCGAGGTGGGGCTCACCTGTTCGGTTGGGGTGGCCTCGAGCAAGTTCGTCGCGAAGCTCGGCTCGACCCGGGCCAAACCGGACGGGATGCTGGTGGTCCCGACCGCACGGGTACTTGACTTCCTGCATCCGCTGCCGGTGGAGGCGCTGTGGGGGGTCGGCGAGCGGTCGGCCGAGACACTACGCCGGCTCGGCCTGACCACTGTCGGTGAGCTGGCGCAGGCGCCCGATGGGATGCTCCGTCGGGCGCTCGGTACCGCTGCGGCCCGTCACCTCCGCGAGCTGGCATGGGGCAAGGACCCGCGGCGGGTCACCTCGGAACGGGAGGACAAGTCGATCGGCGCGGAGGTGACGTTCGACGCCGACGTGACCGATCGACGGGAGATCCGACGTGCCCTGCTCGGGCTCGCCGAGAAGGTCGGTGCTCGGCTGCGCCGGTCCGGCCAGGTGGGGCGGACGGTGGCGTTGAAGGTTCGACTGGCCGACTTTCGTACCGTTAGCCGTTCCCGCAGCCTCGACGTCCCCACCGATGTCGGTCGGGAGATGTTCGACACAGCCTGGGCGCTTTACACCGCTCTCGACCCGGGGGAGCCGATCCGGTTGGTCGGTGTCCGGGCCGAAGGACTCGCGACCGCCCGGAACGCCCCCCGGCAGCTCGCGCTCGGCGAGCCTGAGCGAGGATGGCGGGAGGCCGAACGTGCCGTTGACGCCGCCGCCGCCCGTTTCGGGCGGTCCGTCATCGGCCCAGCCAGCCTGCTTCATGCCCGTGACCAGCACCTGCGGGAAAATCCGCGTCGGCCGTAG
- a CDS encoding DUF3040 domain-containing protein → MPLSEHEQRLFEQIERSLAEDPKFASAVRASDPRFHARRRLLVAAGVVVVGLSLLVYGAVIKTPPLAVAGFVVMLAALGFGAQSHRRSQSPDLHVVGGTTTRRRSRGRSGRRPSILDRMEDRWRQRPEGRR, encoded by the coding sequence GTGCCGCTCTCGGAGCACGAGCAGCGGCTGTTCGAGCAGATCGAGCGGTCGCTTGCCGAGGACCCCAAGTTCGCCTCGGCCGTGCGCGCCAGCGACCCGCGTTTTCACGCGCGGCGTCGCCTGCTCGTCGCTGCCGGCGTGGTCGTCGTCGGCCTGTCCCTGCTGGTCTACGGCGCGGTGATCAAAACCCCGCCACTGGCGGTGGCGGGGTTCGTCGTCATGTTGGCCGCTTTGGGCTTCGGGGCGCAGTCGCACCGGCGGTCGCAGTCCCCCGACCTGCATGTTGTGGGTGGGACGACGACGCGCCGCCGGTCACGGGGACGGTCGGGCCGCCGGCCGTCGATCCTGGACCGGATGGAGGACCGGTGGCGGCAGCGCCCGGAGGGGCGCCGCTGA
- a CDS encoding transglutaminase TgpA family protein, translating to MIAKRNLGLVAAAATLLAAAPLSAIFDRWTWLVQSTITVAVVAAVAALARLGRIPLWGQVLAMLGGLMLALTWLFPSGAELLGVVPTPSTVGHFGSLAEASLVDMRSYGVKVPDTDPMLFLAVLGVGGVAVLVDLVAVELRKPALAGLPMLAIYSVPVAVYVDSVPPAPFIIGAAGYLWLLVADNVGRVRRFGRRFTGDGRGVDVWAASPLSSAGRRLAAVGVVVAVVLPLAAPGMAGGLLDTIGSGTGEGTGGSGRATNGRVDLFSALTGQLNQNEVTDMVKVTTDESSPFYLRFGVADHLRTDGFRARAPSGSSASRELRPAEPDREGIERSRYRATVEVMESFEMPLLPVYAEPVRIQGLNGKWFYDTNQQVLFSNRERSSGKRYEFEYVRSTYSPSALRQARPLPTEHSLRRQMSTPTVPAVETLVDQLTQGRDTEYDKVRAIYDHFATENGFSYALSTEGGTSGQEIVDFLTNKVGFCQQYAAAMAWLVRAADIPARVAFGFTNGANVDGDTYVLTNRNLHAWTEVYFDGFGWVPFDTTPAYGVQGAARTAWAPDLEAEEDVTPEPNTTAGPAGSDPTTNPNQLEEGLEDELSGLPGDTGTPNRPLPLWSWWAAGALILLVLLAVPALRRSLLRRRRSGRRAPAAAPAGTATANADAASPDGRHMVVLADADRARADAHAAWHELLDTLVDFRLRIDRTETPRATVGRLTREAFREDTEAASAVQLLGRAEELARYARDPHSGEPLPPALRRVRAALAAGASRRTRLMAAALPPSVLLRWRTAVAETSARLVASYGRLQSVALRWSPRRLLTNRLPR from the coding sequence ATGATCGCCAAGCGGAACCTGGGCTTGGTCGCCGCCGCCGCGACACTGCTCGCCGCGGCACCACTGTCGGCCATCTTCGACCGCTGGACGTGGCTGGTCCAGTCGACCATCACCGTCGCGGTGGTGGCCGCGGTGGCCGCCCTGGCCCGGCTGGGACGGATCCCGCTGTGGGGGCAGGTGCTGGCCATGCTCGGCGGCCTGATGCTCGCCCTGACCTGGCTGTTTCCCTCCGGCGCCGAGCTGCTGGGCGTGGTGCCGACCCCGTCCACCGTCGGGCATTTCGGGAGTCTGGCCGAGGCGTCGCTGGTGGACATGCGCTCCTACGGAGTGAAGGTGCCGGACACCGACCCGATGCTGTTCCTCGCTGTGCTCGGCGTCGGCGGGGTCGCCGTGCTGGTCGATCTGGTGGCGGTCGAGTTACGCAAGCCGGCGCTGGCAGGCCTGCCGATGCTGGCCATCTACTCGGTCCCGGTGGCGGTCTACGTGGACAGCGTCCCCCCGGCGCCCTTCATCATCGGCGCGGCCGGCTACCTGTGGCTGCTGGTCGCCGACAACGTCGGCCGCGTCCGCCGGTTCGGCCGACGCTTCACCGGCGACGGCCGGGGCGTGGACGTGTGGGCGGCGTCCCCGCTGTCCTCTGCTGGTCGACGGCTCGCGGCAGTGGGGGTCGTGGTCGCGGTCGTGCTGCCGCTGGCGGCGCCGGGGATGGCCGGCGGTCTGCTCGACACGATCGGTTCGGGCACCGGGGAGGGCACGGGCGGATCGGGCCGGGCCACCAACGGTCGGGTCGACCTGTTCTCCGCGCTCACCGGTCAACTCAACCAGAACGAGGTCACCGACATGGTGAAGGTGACCACCGACGAGTCGTCCCCCTTCTACCTACGGTTCGGCGTCGCCGACCACCTGCGTACCGATGGCTTCCGGGCGCGGGCCCCCAGTGGCTCGTCGGCCAGCCGGGAGCTGCGCCCGGCCGAGCCGGACCGGGAGGGGATCGAACGCAGCCGTTACCGGGCGACGGTCGAGGTGATGGAGAGTTTCGAGATGCCGCTGCTGCCGGTGTACGCCGAGCCGGTGCGGATCCAGGGCCTGAACGGCAAGTGGTTCTACGACACGAACCAACAGGTCCTGTTCTCCAACCGGGAGCGTTCGTCGGGCAAGCGCTACGAGTTCGAATACGTGCGGTCGACCTACTCCCCGTCGGCACTGCGGCAGGCCCGCCCACTCCCGACCGAACACAGCCTGCGTCGGCAGATGAGCACCCCGACGGTGCCGGCGGTGGAGACGCTGGTTGACCAGCTCACCCAGGGACGTGACACCGAGTACGACAAGGTGCGCGCCATCTACGACCATTTCGCCACCGAGAACGGGTTCAGCTATGCCCTCAGCACCGAGGGGGGCACCAGTGGTCAGGAGATCGTCGACTTCCTGACCAACAAGGTCGGGTTCTGCCAGCAGTACGCCGCCGCGATGGCGTGGCTGGTCCGGGCGGCCGACATTCCGGCGCGGGTCGCCTTCGGGTTCACCAACGGTGCCAACGTCGACGGCGACACTTACGTGCTGACCAACCGTAACCTGCACGCCTGGACCGAGGTCTACTTCGACGGGTTCGGCTGGGTGCCGTTCGACACCACGCCCGCGTACGGCGTGCAGGGCGCCGCCCGGACTGCCTGGGCCCCCGACCTGGAAGCGGAGGAGGATGTCACACCGGAGCCGAACACGACGGCGGGGCCAGCGGGGTCGGATCCCACGACGAACCCCAACCAGCTGGAAGAAGGGCTGGAGGACGAGCTGTCCGGGCTGCCGGGCGACACCGGCACCCCCAACCGGCCCCTGCCGCTCTGGTCGTGGTGGGCCGCCGGGGCACTGATCCTGCTCGTGCTGCTCGCCGTCCCGGCGCTGCGACGATCCCTCCTGCGCCGGCGGCGTAGCGGCCGACGAGCGCCAGCAGCGGCGCCTGCCGGGACAGCCACGGCGAACGCCGACGCGGCGTCTCCCGACGGGCGCCACATGGTGGTACTGGCCGACGCGGACCGGGCACGGGCCGATGCGCACGCGGCCTGGCACGAACTGCTGGACACGTTGGTGGACTTCCGGCTGCGGATCGACCGGACGGAGACCCCCCGCGCCACCGTCGGTCGGCTCACGAGGGAAGCGTTCCGCGAGGACACCGAGGCCGCCTCGGCGGTACAGCTGCTGGGTCGAGCCGAGGAGCTCGCCCGGTACGCCCGGGATCCGCACTCCGGCGAGCCGCTGCCGCCCGCCCTGCGCCGGGTCCGCGCGGCCCTCGCCGCAGGGGCAAGCCGCCGCACACGCCTCATGGCAGCGGCCCTGCCCCCATCAGTACTGCTGCGGTGGCGAACCGCCGTGGCGGAAACCTCGGCCCGCCTGGTGGCGTCCTACGGCCGCCTCCAGTCCGTGGCCCTGCGCTGGAGCCCGCGTCGGCTGCTCACCAACCGCCTTCCCCGTTGA